The following coding sequences lie in one Pseudomonas leptonychotis genomic window:
- a CDS encoding DUF2846 domain-containing protein yields the protein MHLRLLLLVPLLMTGCSTPKYFEAVQPSSPQRAVLYLYRPQASNPGLMQPLRYDYPEVFIDGQSIGMLKFNSHQHIELAPGKHSVRVTGLSPAAKWEPRDIEQTLTLKPAQVSYLKLNVQYQLNEMVLGQPGPRYSIHLTPMRSEDAVYEIRHTQPH from the coding sequence ATGCACCTTCGGCTACTGCTGCTTGTGCCCCTATTGATGACCGGTTGCAGCACGCCTAAATACTTCGAGGCCGTGCAGCCATCCAGCCCACAACGCGCGGTGCTTTATTTGTACCGCCCGCAAGCCAGCAACCCAGGCCTGATGCAGCCGCTGCGTTACGACTACCCGGAAGTCTTCATCGACGGCCAGAGCATTGGCATGCTGAAATTTAACAGCCATCAACATATCGAGCTGGCACCTGGAAAACACAGCGTGCGCGTCACCGGTCTGAGCCCCGCCGCCAAGTGGGAGCCACGCGATATCGAGCAAACGCTCACCCTCAAACCGGCACAAGTCAGCTACTTGAAACTCAATGTGCAGTACCAGTTGAATGAAATGGTGTTGGGCCAGCCAGGGCCGCGCTACTCCATTCACCTGACGCCGATGCGCAGCGAAGATGCCGTCTACGAAATTCGCCACACTCAACCCCACTGA